ACGTAGGATCAACGCATTGAACGTATCCAACCTATTATAAATGTAAAGAGAACCAATAATGGgtgaaaataagtaatattaaaactaCTCAAATAACTACACATGTTTGAAACGTAAAtagacaagaaaaattttttttttagatttttttttagttctgtTAGTGAGATTTTACATTTCTTAGCTTAAattgaccatttttttttgacggAAATGCTTTGTCGAAATTTTTCAACCTCGGAATGGTTtccaaaattatgtaaaattttatgaaatatcaTTCATACGATTTTATACCGAAAATGGCCTCATAAATCTGTATATAAAATGATAactttttatacaattttgtaccactggatttttacaaaaaaaaattaaaattttaacttcccgcttagaaaattaaaaatggtgTAGTTATTTGAGTagttttaatattactattttcACCCATTATTGGTTCTCTTCACATTTATAATACGTTGGGTACGTTCAACATACGTTTTTAACGTCCATTACGATAAAATGACGATTTtaacgttcaatacgttgaTCCTACGTTTTCAGCGTCTAATACGCTCAACCTACGATTTgaacgttcaatacgttgaatctacgaattaaatttcgactcgggataTCTTCTTGACAAATTCTGACTACAGTTTGGCTCAAGTCTTGACCAATAATCTTGATCAAGAATCTGGACCAATTCTTGATCTAAAATCTTTCCAAAGTATCTTGATCCATGCTGGCACAAGGCTTTTACCAAATTGCTACTAGAGAAGCTAAAGAGAGTAATCTAGGACTGGTATGGTTTGGGTTACCTTGTTTTCTTCCGAAGCAGAATCATCAGCGTCGATGGCAGTCATTAGTGGTAGCTCACGTAGCGTGGCATAATCACCATCGTCGTCTGGTCCACCCTCGGTATTACCTCGTCTTTTTCCCTTATTGCTGGAAGAATTATTGGATAAGTGACGATTGGGTCACAAGATTCAGAATTTACAATTAGATAAGCAGAGGGTTAGTTTGAAGGTTAGATAGAACCAATTGCAAGAAAAAGGTTGACTAGGTTTGATCAGATTTCATGCAGGATTAGGATAGAAGACAATAAACACAACGACACCAAGAAAGAAGTAGATTACCGCGCGCCAGACGTACTAGGCAGGTCGTTAAACGTCACTTTGGGACGAAGCTTCTTGTTGATCCAGCTTTTGTCCAGATTCGACGCTGGAATTGTTCCGTTAGGCGACTCTGGTGATGGACGTAGTTTTGGTCTTAGCCAGTAGATCTGCTCTTCTTCTTCAAGGCTAGCTTCTCCAGAAGCACGGTTTACAGTAACACCTGGACAAATGATGGATTGGTAGGGTAAGATGACTAGGGGTCAGTTTTGGAAGCTTACCTTCATTCTGCTGAGCCTTTCTTTCGATTATGGCCTTCTGGATGACGCTCATGATGGCCTTTTTCGGCGAAGACTCAGCTATGCTGTAGGTCTTGCCGTCTCCGACTATCAACAGAGGAGCATCACTGCCCAGTTCATGGTCTATCAACGTCTCGTCGTCGTTGTCGTTATCCTGATCAACGTTGTTGGTGCTCTTTCGTCTACAGGCTAACAAGTCGACGTCGGTGACTAATTTCACTGACCTCGCTGAGCGGACAGTCGCTCGGGCTATTGTTACGCGGACTTTGAAAATCCAATTACGCtttattgttaaaaagaaCCAAAATATCAACCAGAGAAACAAGTGGATAATTGTTCCTAGGATGCATGCCAATATTACACCGTCGAGACTTCCGCGGTAGACTACTATGTAGTCGTAGAGAAGTGGAGCGTTGCAAATCAGGAGAGCTAAAAAAACACAGAGAGCTGCACAGTGGGTAAAGTACGACCAGCCTGAGCTGTTTCGACGACCCTCTTTTGATATTATTACTCGCCGTTGGTGCTCGTGTTCTAAAAATGTGGCGAATCTACGGACAAAAGAGAATAAACGTTAGAGGTATGAGTTAATAGGGGTCAAGTTGGTGATCAAATGAAGTTTATTTGGTAAAATTTTGATGTTGAAGCTTTATATAATCGAATTAGtgatattaatcaatattaattacattctAGGACCGCTAAGTAATTGGTTATGAACTTCTAGGATTTGTACCTATCTACCGCCGAAAAATCGAGTCGGTCTTTCAATCCTTTCTACCCGAAATCGACAAACTGGACGCTATTAGATTCATCGCTTTGGAGAACACAAACCCTGAACTAGAGATGAGGTTTAATCggtaatatttattgttaaggGCCtagaagtttttattttacggCTTTTCATGATCGAATTAGTGATATTAATCAACATTAATTACATTCTAGGACCGCTAAGTAATTGGTTATGAACTTCTAGGATTTGTACCTATCTACCGCCGAAAAATTGAGTCGGTTTTTCAATTCTTTCTACCCAAAATCGACAAACTGGACGCTATTAATTTCATCGCATCGAAGAACACAAATCCTGTAGCAGGCTTTATCAATGACAAATCAtccaaaaaaatgtatcaataGTAATATTCTCAAATTGCTAAAATCAAAATCATCAACGATAGTAATATAGATAAGATCGCTTATCGAATTCAATAAATGGGATGGTTTTAGAGACTAGTATCAGCATCTTCGTCTATTACAAGCCTATCTGAGTCATCATTGTCAGCATCCAAGTCAGCGTTAGTCTGATTGGAGGGCGACTTATAGACGTATGGATCGCTAGTGCTGCTATTATCAGCATCGATGAGTCTCTGTGACATTCGCTTGAAATTTCTGATACCTTCCAAGACCTCTAATTTGAAAAGCTGCATAACGACTATGAATTGCACCATTCGCAAGTTATTATGTGTCGTTATAAGCCataatctaatttattaatttcatcgTTTTGATCACGGATGCTATATGCACTTATAGaccatttttatagataaaatacTAGATATCTCACCTTCCATAAGCGTAGAGGTAGGTCACCATACTGGAGCAGAGAATCAACAACGAAGATAACGCAAACAGCGATAAGGTTACATGCGGATTCAGTAACAAATGCGACGTATCACCAAACAGGTTCGTCACAACTTTTTGCAACTTGCTGGAGTAAATTGGCGTTGGTTGAACACGATTCCGCCCTAGACTCAGAACTTTATGTGGTCCCAGAACTTGTACCTGTAaaccacaaaaaaatttggatcATTTACGCCGTTAATATCGGACATAATCGACAATTTGTGTGATATTAGTTAACTCACTTTGTACAGAACGGACATTCCAGCGTAACTGATCAAACTTTGGACAGAATTAATGAACGATTGAATACTAAAGATGGTACCGATAGCTTTGTTGCAGGACCAGAAGACCGCTGGATAGCGCACAGAATAGACAGCTAGCGCCACCGCGTAGTTCAAGTACTCCAGGCTGATGAAATCCTTACGCTCATCATAAGCATCGTCTGAGAAGTTTATAGTGTTACTACTAGAGCTTGCTATATTAATATCACATAAAAGGGCgcatatttttaacttcccgctaaaaatctcagattttcaaaaatcgggaagttattgtttttaccccgtttggcaaaaatcgagttttcatcagatctcgacgtttgaaggtcacaggaagcttccctgactacccccgcgatgttgtcactatgtctgtatgtatgtatgtgtgtgtgtgtgtgtgtgtgtgtgtgtgtgtgtgactatgtgactcgcttataacttttgaacggttgaaccgatttcatcgcggttggtgccattcgaaagggctacgctgaacttagatttcctgagaatttgaaccgattcggaccgatagattttaagaaatcttgaaaaatcttaaaaaaaataagaaaaaaatcatttttgaaagtagtttttttggaatatcttttaaacggctctatcgatcaacttcaaaaactaatccgcccttaagcttgaaaaaccacgccgatcggcgtcaacccgatcaaaatcggttgattcgttcgagagatagcgtgaacgaaagaaaaccgaaaaaagtgtttttttcacataacttcgtcatttcttctcggatcacttttgatgacatagcataatttatagagcttaaaaaaccgcgtcgattgccgtcaaaaacgtagaaatcggttaattagttcaaaagatatcgtcaataaaagatttgaaaacaagtgtttttttaaaatcactgcgacattttttttttcattttttttaaatatcttcgaATTGGCTCaaccgatcaacttcaaaaactaatcagctcttaactttGAAtacccgcatcgatcgccacatagagcgtcagaatcggttgatgcgttcgtgagatatcgttgtcgaaaaaaatcgaaaaaagtgtttttttgtaatctccgaaatttttcattagatcaatttttttgttctaaattttttatagagctcaaaataacacataaattgtatttttgagctcgaagagctcaaaaacgtcataagtgcaattttaagcgcctaggtatggaattagcgggaagttgcagggatggccttcagggtcaaccgtttttctaatttttttttattaccaatCAAGTAGTAGACACACATTCGacgcttaaaattgaaaaaaaaaattgcaaaagtaaaagggcgtatgtctttaattatacggtcttttacttttaagaattcgaaattttggtgatctaaaggtaaaagggtgtatcatttttttttcggccAGTTTACAAAAGAACATATCCgtagtttaaaaatgtgaaaaaaaaaactttctgtgGTAGTAGCAGCGTAAAACCTCAactatacaattttttgaagttataaaggaaatatatcgaaaaaacaataaattacacGTGATTATTTTctcgctttttattttaagaaatagttattataaaatttggattCTGGATTGTTGATCATGATGAAATTGCTGTTGTGTGAACGGCGCCAGTAGTTATATTCAATAGGGCGATTAAAGcgagaaatttcaaaatatttcaatgttATCTgtcattgtgattttttttattacttaatttttacgtaatttgtttttgattgatttattttctatttctttaTATCTTCACTTTGTATATGAGGCTGTTTTTTTAGTACAACTTGTCTTgtgaaactattatttaacatttggtatcaaaactacaatttttttttctacgcccttttacctttaagtagtactttttttaaagctaaaagggcgtatgtcttgAGATACGCCCTTTCAGCTTTAGGAGACCAACTTTATTTTCACAGATTTTTACGTTTTAGACAATTTCGAACcgaatagcaaaaaaaaaaatttttatacgccctttcagCACAAATCCTTATTAACCCTTAGCTATACGCCCTTTTATCTCTAGACACGTGATATATTAATATCTACCTTCTCTGTCGTTGTTCATCCGGTCCAAATCCGCGACGCTATTAATAACAAGTGGCAAATTGTACGCTGTCATATTACCCGCCTGCAAGTCGGAACTTTTGGTTTTGTTCCTTAGAATCACTACTTTCTTGCTTCTGACGATCGGTAGCGGACTGGTGGCGCCAATCTCGGATTTTACCGGAAACTCCGTTGACCCTGTATCTTTTGCTGTAAAATTCCGCGGATTTGTTGCGTTAAACCCACTCGTAAAGTTTAAAATGTCGATATTAATATCATCGACACTCGACGTAAGAAAGGGGTTGTTAATATAGTTGATGTTGCTGCTGTTGATCATCCCGGGGTTCATAAAGTTCAGGTAGATCAGCCGGTCACGATGGACCACTATCCAGTCCAAGTCCGTTCGCCAAATTGCATCTGCAATGATTTATGATATTAATATACTATAAAATAGATCATATTTCCGGTTATATTAATTTCATCGCTTAGAAACGTCGAAGGTTTGTagaacaaattatttaaagcaaaaattgctttaaaattgcagaaaaaaaattatctatgacATCAAAGATTGAACTAAGTTACGCGATGAAATTAATAGAGTACTTTTGGGTCAATTGCATGGAATCTATGAAACTTCTCTGAGTTTTTTTGACGAAGTACTCTTAAATATGACTTTTTACGAAATTCATACCTTTTGGTAAAAATCCAGCGTATATTAACCGCGCTTCCATCAGCAATGTTGGTAATAGAAAGCACATTGCTGTACAGAGATGAACGAAGGCTGCTGTAGGTCCTCCGTGTTTCCATAAACTCCCCGCTAAGCCTAAAAAATCGAGATAGttgatattaatattctaGAAGTCGTGAGAAAATTAATAGTAGTTAATATAATACCACTGTCAATGTTGTTTCCAAGTAAAGAGGCCGGTGGATCGCGAGTACATGTGCTCGTATGCCTGCCGAGCTTCACACCGTCATTGGCCAAGTTTCCGAGCTTCAGACACGCTGCTGCCAGTAATATCGGTAGTAACAGAACGCCGGTTCCTGTTAGGACTATGCAGACATGCAGCTCGAATTTAGGCGGCTGGACGTCCGCTGGCCATGGAAGTGACAAGTATGCtggaaaaattcatattttagtttaagaattaataTCGGATAAAATGGcacattttggaaaaaaatcgaagatttttttctatttttgacatgacattaaagttttaataaaaaaattcaaactttgtgatattaatattgcaaaataattaaaatatcaaaagtgTGAAATTAATATCAAACTTTATTGCGTTTTTTAAGTGAAGTAATGAGCCGTTTTTCTTAGAACAAAGactgatattttatttagacTATTTAAGTTCTAATTAAACTCAAAATCCGGCCACTAGGTGTCGTTAAAGCtaatataatgtaaaaaacGGCAAACCTTGTGATAATactgcaaaataattaaaatacaagtataaaattaatatcagaCTTTTTTGCGTTTTTTTAGTGAAGTAATGTGCTATTTTACTTCAAACaaagtaatattttatttagactATATAGGTTCTAATTGAAGACAAATTCTGGCCACTAGGTGGCTTTGAAGCTcatataaagtaaaaaacgGCAAACCTTgtgataatattgaaaaattattaaaatataagaagtataaaattaatatcggACTTTTTtgcgtttttttttagtgaagtAATCTGCCGTTTTTATTCAAACAAAGACTgatgttttatttaaactatttaggTTCTAATTAAAGTCACATTCCGGCCACTAGGTGGCGTTGAAGCTCATATAAAGTGAAAAACGGCAAACCTTGTGATAAtattgcaaaataattaaaatataaaaagtatgaaattaatatcagactttttttcgtttttttagtGAAGTAGTGCCGTTTTACTTCAAACAAAGACTAATATTTTCTTTAGACTATTTAGATTCTACTTAAAGTCAAATTCTGGCCATTAGGTGGCTTTGAAGCTCATataaattaagaaacgacaaaaaaaataacttttgaaggTATTATCGATGAATCTTACCAACGAACCGCTTGGCACACCTTGTAGCGATGTAAGCCTGTAAGATAACCACCAGAATTCCATACCACACGGACCACAAGCCATTAGCGTGTCCCCGATTGCAAGTTTCTCGCTTCCTCTTGTGCTCACTGCGTCGTAAATTCGAGGCGTATTCGCGTTGCTTATTGACAGAGGTGTTTATGGTTGTCGTGGTATTAACGTTTGTAGTAGTTATCGGGGTTGAGGAAATCATTGTCGTGGTGCTCGTTAACGTCATCGGCAATGGCGTAGTCGAGGAGCCCGTTATCAGCGTTGACTTCTGCtggtactttttattgttaCATTTCGCCTGGTTTATCTCGTTGTTGCTTTCGTATCCCATTAGACTTCCGGTCATCGACATCGTGGCTGTAGATCGGGTGTTTTTTCCATATGCATCTGCGTGTCAGCCTGGTAGTTGATTATCGATGGTGATTAATTGGTGTTCGGGTTGTTGATGgtcttaattttgtattttgttgcctgaaattaaaaaaattattttagtgtcATTGTTTTTGTAGTAATGagaacaatattaataataatattgataatgataatgatatttatcatgatattgataatattaatgatatttatcatgaCATTGACATCAATAgcgatattaaaaaatgtttatcatggtgttaatgataataatgatatttatcataatattgaaaataataatgatattaatagtGATTGCTATATCTAACGTAACATAAATAATGGCAATGATATTCAATACGGACTGATAATGAAAATGATATTCATCAAGACATTAATATCTACAGTATTATTGATGATAATATTCATCATAGTtttgataacaataatgatatttaCTATGATATTGCAAGCAACAATAACATCTATGATGATATTGATAATCATAAtgatattcatcatgaaatGAATATCGACAATGATATTCATCGAGATATTAACAATGATACTGATATTCATAACGATATTCATCGTAATGTTAAcaatgatattgatattcataatgatattcagcataaaattaatatcgacaatgatatttttaatgatattcatcaatatataaacaatactaTCGATATTCATAAAATGATATTCATCATGGCATTGACAATgacaataaaattcattataataatgataatgatagtgatatttatcatgaaattaatataaacaacGATATTTATCAAGATACTAAcaatgatattgatattcataataa
The sequence above is drawn from the Cotesia glomerata isolate CgM1 linkage group LG4, MPM_Cglom_v2.3, whole genome shotgun sequence genome and encodes:
- the LOC123264330 gene encoding protein tincar isoform X1, which codes for MSMTGSLMGYESNNEINQAKCNNKKYQQKSTLITGSSTTPLPMTLTSTTTMISSTPITTTNVNTTTTINTSVNKQREYASNLRRSEHKRKRETCNRGHANGLWSVWYGILVVILQAYIATRCAKRFVAYLSLPWPADVQPPKFELHVCIVLTGTGVLLLPILLAAACLKLGNLANDGVKLGRHTSTCTRDPPASLLGNNIDSGLAGSLWKHGGPTAAFVHLCTAMCFLLPTLLMEARLIYAGFLPKDAIWRTDLDWIVVHRDRLIYLNFMNPGMINSSNINYINNPFLTSSVDDINIDILNFTSGFNATNPRNFTAKDTGSTEFPVKSEIGATSPLPIVRSKKVVILRNKTKSSDLQAGNMTAYNLPLVINSVADLDRMNNDREDDAYDERKDFISLEYLNYAVALAVYSVRYPAVFWSCNKAIGTIFSIQSFINSVQSLISYAGMSVLYKVQVLGPHKVLSLGRNRVQPTPIYSSKLQKVVTNLFGDTSHLLLNPHVTLSLFALSSLLILCSSMVTYLYAYGRFATFLEHEHQRRVIISKEGRRNSSGWSYFTHCAALCVFLALLICNAPLLYDYIVVYRGSLDGVILACILGTIIHLFLWLIFWFFLTIKRNWIFKVRVTIARATVRSARSVKLVTDVDLLACRRKSTNNVDQDNDNDDETLIDHELGSDAPLLIVGDGKTYSIAESSPKKAIMSVIQKAIIERKAQQNEGVTVNRASGEASLEEEEQIYWLRPKLRPSPESPNGTIPASNLDKSWINKKLRPKVTFNDLPSTSGARNKGKRRGNTEGGPDDDGDYATLRELPLMTAIDADDSASEENKLLECVNDDQVTYYASGNRDLHPSEGDPSPLLTPEPLPDPNLPIPPLPIPNELTSVLTAPTEEFHDSNHSVPQVGLPKCLRHADSGVSQDQLTPRSESSNSPALEPMTNGMNHLANYEVVDRSLTSSNSESSSGVHSNTSNSSVTNHLMSQQTRRSNSVDDLSANDAYNGDDKWRSCSLQRGIQPPNGNGGQEYKIQAGPQFTKFNTIDRKSSKGNGPCPAIILENTSESTVVIRRRMSRPKLPESWNPNDAEPFGRSTNMRMTSFTENSDVKSCINANNASATLPHYPTQPIVPTYPHCSTMPLPHGVHHGNINGNGNAGSCGTVPQNSVPILPTVNHTTLPITLAPNSNGRVTNLTNQVVMPNQNGGYVKRYPINHVLPAQTQQWSLPSGHHTFPQPLQNKFFGGNVANVRVADRDSANFSMASSGDSDICHH
- the LOC123264330 gene encoding protein tincar isoform X2: MSMTGSLMGYESNNEINQAKCNNKKYQQKSTLITGSSTTPLPMTLTSTTTMISSTPITTTNVNTTTTINTSVNKQREYASNLRRSEHKRKRETCNRGHANGLWSVWYGILVVILQAYIATRCAKRFVAYLSLPWPADVQPPKFELHVCIVLTGTGVLLLPILLAAACLKLGNLANDGVKLGRHTSTCTRDPPASLLGNNIDSGLAGSLWKHGGPTAAFVHLCTAMCFLLPTLLMEARLIYAGFLPKDAIWRTDLDWIVVHRDRLIYLNFMNPGMINSSNINYINNPFLTSSVDDINIDILNFTSGFNATNPRNFTAKDTGSTEFPVKSEIGATSPLPIVRSKKVVILRNKTKSSDLQAGNMTAYNLPLVINSVADLDRMNNDREDDAYDERKDFISLEYLNYAVALAVYSVRYPAVFWSCNKAIGTIFSIQSFINSVQSLISYAGMSVLYKVQVLGPHKVLSLGRNRVQPTPIYSSKLQKVVTNLFGDTSHLLLNPHVTLSLFALSSLLILCSSMVTYLYAYGRFATFLEHEHQRRVIISKEGRRNSSGWSYFTHCAALCVFLALLICNAPLLYDYIVVYRGSLDGVILACILGTIIHLFLWLIFWFFLTIKRNWIFKVRVTIARATVRSARSVKLVTDVDLLACRRKSTNNVDQDNDNDDETLIDHELGSDAPLLIVGDGKTYSIAESSPKKAIMSVIQKAIIERKAQQNEGVTVNRASGEASLEEEEQIYWLRPKLRPSPESPNGTIPASNLDKSWINKKLRPKVTFNDLPSTSGARNKGKRRGNTEGGPDDDGDYATLRELPLMTAIDADDSASEENKVGLPKCLRHADSGVSQDQLTPRSESSNSPALEPMTNGMNHLANYEVVDRSLTSSNSESSSGVHSNTSNSSVTNHLMSQQTRRSNSVDDLSANDAYNGDDKWRSCSLQRGIQPPNGNGGQEYKIQAGPQFTKFNTIDRKSSKGNGPCPAIILENTSESTVVIRRRMSRPKLPESWNPNDAEPFGRSTNMRMTSFTENSDVKSCINANNASATLPHYPTQPIVPTYPHCSTMPLPHGVHHGNINGNGNAGSCGTVPQNSVPILPTVNHTTLPITLAPNSNGRVTNLTNQVVMPNQNGGYVKRYPINHVLPAQTQQWSLPSGHHTFPQPLQNKFFGGNVANVRVADRDSANFSMASSGDSDICHH